The Candidatus Thorarchaeota archaeon genome includes a region encoding these proteins:
- a CDS encoding CPBP family intramembrane metalloprotease, protein MDVQLPPTKNERSIPQDHITNVLINPMSETGGILTQVVSTVADMVSSERLIQYFVITYAFSWVFWIPMAFQSAGLLLPSLLSDFLASPFNPAPFGPLVAALVLSVKYGGAAGAKALLASGVNHRFPKVWLIPALLLMPAVILASAAIGVLSMDFAFPILVAEELVFVLPVAFVVVLLTAGPLQEEFGWRGYALPRLQARFGALVSSVILGLLWAGWHLPLFWVFAGVPNAMYYSHPVWVMFAAVTLNSIVFTWVYNNTDNSVLSTMLLHTSFNLFLWLIPITSSVWATYASVALLLLVAVVIVAVNGPTSFRRQH, encoded by the coding sequence ATGGATGTCCAACTCCCTCCAACTAAGAATGAACGGTCTATCCCACAGGACCACATCACCAATGTTCTTATCAACCCCATGAGTGAAACAGGAGGCATCCTGACTCAGGTGGTCTCAACTGTGGCAGACATGGTTTCTTCCGAACGGTTGATTCAATACTTTGTCATCACGTATGCGTTCTCGTGGGTCTTCTGGATACCTATGGCCTTTCAGAGTGCTGGTCTGTTACTTCCCTCCCTGCTGAGTGACTTTCTTGCAAGTCCGTTCAATCCGGCACCCTTCGGTCCCTTAGTTGCTGCACTGGTTCTGAGTGTCAAGTACGGCGGCGCTGCAGGTGCGAAAGCCCTCCTGGCAAGCGGGGTGAACCATCGATTCCCAAAGGTCTGGTTGATACCTGCTCTGCTTCTAATGCCTGCTGTAATACTTGCATCTGCCGCCATCGGTGTGCTGAGCATGGACTTCGCCTTTCCCATCCTCGTCGCTGAGGAGCTTGTCTTCGTTCTGCCAGTCGCCTTTGTTGTGGTGCTCCTGACTGCGGGTCCGCTCCAGGAGGAGTTCGGGTGGCGAGGGTATGCACTGCCAAGACTTCAGGCCAGATTCGGAGCATTGGTGTCAAGTGTCATCCTTGGACTGCTGTGGGCAGGCTGGCACTTGCCTCTCTTCTGGGTGTTTGCTGGTGTACCGAACGCAATGTACTACTCACATCCGGTATGGGTGATGTTTGCTGCCGTGACCCTCAACAGCATTGTCTTCACATGGGTATACAATAACACTGACAACAGCGTACTCAGTACCATGTTGCTTCACACGTCCTTCAATCTCTTCCTCTGGCTGATACCCATCACCAGCTCGGTCTGGGCGACATACGCTTCGGTGGCCTTGCTCCTACTCGTCGCGGTTGTGATAGTTGCTGTGAATGGACCGACCTCATTCCGCAGGCAACACTGA
- the hisG gene encoding ATP phosphoribosyltransferase: MSKLRLAIPNGHLNDATLSILSSAGYRISGEKRTYRPAINDHHIDLRMLRPQEIPIFVSEGIQDVGITGYDWMCECGVDVELLVDLEYSPVRIVVAVPNEMNSVNSLGDLIELFAQRGKQLRVFTEYLTLAKRALLNDPVYKKYYGSSEPMVITPWWRTGSNSQVGVYLSFGATEAKPPTAADAIVEVVDTGTSLEQNGLKPVATLLKSTAVLIANRQAMEDPVKREKIADIMTLLRGVVEGRKKLHVFINVQRDRLEELLSQLPALQSPTVSQLSDPNWVAVNTVVDRTEFLSLIPKLRRLAQGLVVFEPRQVLPLVTDGGRDSQ; the protein is encoded by the coding sequence GTGTCTAAGTTGAGACTAGCAATACCTAATGGGCACTTGAATGATGCGACACTGAGCATACTCTCGTCCGCCGGCTACAGGATATCTGGCGAGAAGCGGACGTACCGACCAGCCATCAACGACCATCATATCGACCTGAGGATGCTTCGTCCACAGGAGATTCCGATCTTTGTGAGTGAGGGCATCCAAGACGTTGGTATCACCGGATACGACTGGATGTGCGAATGTGGCGTTGACGTGGAACTGCTTGTTGACCTTGAGTACTCGCCGGTGCGAATCGTTGTTGCAGTCCCGAATGAGATGAACTCCGTGAACTCGCTTGGAGACCTGATAGAACTCTTTGCTCAAAGAGGGAAACAGCTGCGAGTGTTCACAGAGTATCTGACGCTGGCGAAGCGGGCACTGCTCAACGACCCTGTCTACAAGAAGTACTACGGCAGCTCTGAACCGATGGTCATCACTCCGTGGTGGCGCACCGGCAGTAACAGCCAGGTTGGAGTCTACCTCTCGTTCGGAGCCACTGAGGCCAAGCCCCCGACAGCAGCGGATGCGATAGTCGAAGTAGTGGACACAGGCACATCGCTTGAGCAGAATGGACTGAAGCCGGTGGCGACCCTGCTGAAGTCGACAGCTGTCCTGATAGCCAACAGGCAGGCCATGGAGGACCCTGTGAAGAGAGAGAAGATTGCAGATATCATGACTCTCCTGAGAGGGGTTGTCGAGGGTCGCAAGAAGCTCCATGTGTTCATCAACGTGCAGAGAGACCGGCTCGAGGAACTCCTCAGTCAGCTACCGGCGCTGCAGAGTCCGACGGTCTCACAGTTGTCGGACCCCAACTGGGTGGCGGTTAACACGGTTGTTGACAGAACCGAGTTCCTGTCACTCATACCGAAGCTGAGGAGGCTTGCTCAAGGACTGGTGGTGTTTGAGCCACGGCAAGTGCTTCCTCTTGTCACGGACGGAGGGAGGGACTCGCAATGA